Proteins from a genomic interval of Odontesthes bonariensis isolate fOdoBon6 chromosome 7, fOdoBon6.hap1, whole genome shotgun sequence:
- the rgma gene encoding repulsive guidance molecule A, producing the protein MQPPRERSEVRPRAGWMVMGERGRPSALEVCRVLAVFFSLFPTVSLQCKILKCNAEFWASTSNPGPEEEYCAAVRAYNSCVRRTARTCRGDLTYHSAQHGIEDLMNQHNCSKEGPTSQPHGRTPLPPPLPPVLTDSQERSDGPEVCHYERSLSRSTAPPNYTHCGFFGDPHLRTFGDDFQTCKVEGAWPLIHNKYLSVQVTNSPVVPGSLATATTKLTIIFKNFQECVDQKMYHAETDELPAAFADGSKNGGDRYGANTLRVVEKVPGQHVEIQARYIGTTIVVRQVGRYLTFAVRMPEEVVNSVEEGDNQDLYLCLHGCPANQRIDFRNFRARVAEAHGAGRTRSSTGAHGFTYQSAKAKCKERLPVEDLYFQSCVFDLLSSGDINFTMAAYYAFEDVKMLHSNSKRYHLFENNALSSAAERGRDLLSVSLLNLLAVSLWIVCCAVRL; encoded by the exons ATGCAGCCGCCAAG GGAGAGGAGTGAAGTGCGACCCCGAGCTGGATGGATGGTTATGGGGGAAAGAGGGAGACCCTCGGCGCTTGAAGTTTGCAGAGTCCTCGCCGTGTTTTTCTCGCTTTTCCCCACCG TGAGTCTGCAGTGCAAGATCCTCAAGTGCAACGCCGAATTTTGGGCCTCCACCTCAAACCCTGGACCGGAGGAGGAGTATTGCGCGGCGGTGCGAGCGTACAACAGCTGTGTGCGCCGGACGGCGCGTACCTGCAGGGGTGACCTGACGTATCACTCCGCCCAGCATGGCATAGAGGACCTAATGAACCAACACAACTGCTCCAAGGAGGGACCGACATCCCAACCGCACGGCCGGACcccacttcctcctcctctgcctccggTCCTCACCGACAGCCAGGAACGCTCCGATGGCCCCGAAGTGTGCCACTATGAGCGCAGTCTCTCACGCAGCACAGCGCCGCCCAACTACACCCACTGTGGCTTCTTTGGAGACCCGCACCTCCGAACCTTTGGCGACGACTTCCAGACGTGCAAGGTGGAAGGAGCCTGGCCGCTCATCCACAACAAATACCTGTCTGTGCAGGTGACCAACTCCCCTGTGGTGCCGGGCTCTTTAGCCACCGCCACCACCAAG CTGACAATCATCTTTAAGAACTTCCAGGAATGTGTGGACCAGAAGATGTACCACGCAGAGACAGATGAGCTCCCAGCTGCGTTTGCGGACGGCTCCAAGAACGGAGGCGATCGGTACGGGGCTAATACCCTGCGAGTGGTGGAGAAGGTTCCCGGGCAGCATGTGGAGATTCAGGCCCGATACATCGGAACGACCATCGTGGTCCGGCAGGTCGGCCGCTACCTGACCTTTGCCGTGCGGATGCCGGAGGAAGTTGTGAACTCAGTGGAGGAAGGTGACAACCAGGACTTATATTTGTGTCTCCACGGCTGTCCTGCCAACCAGCGCATCGACTTTAGGAACTTCAGAGCTCGCGTGGCGGAGGCCCACGGCGCGGGCCGGACCAGGAGCAGCACCGGCGCGCACGGCTTCACTTACCAGTCTGCAAAGGCCAAGTGCAAAGAGCGGCTTCCAGTGGAGGATCTGTACTTTCAGTCTTGCGTGTTTGACCTCCTTTCCTCTGGAGACATAAACTTCACCATGGCGGCCTACTACGCCTTTGAGGATGTAAAAATGCTGCACTCAAACAGCAAGAGATACCATCTCTTTGAAAATAATGCTCTGAGCAGCGCAGCAGAGCGGGGAAGAGATTTACTCTCCGTCTCCCTCCTCAACCTCCTCGCCGTCTCATTGTGGATTGTGTGTTGTGCAGTTCGCCTTTAG